A portion of the Candida dubliniensis CD36 chromosome R, complete sequence genome contains these proteins:
- the CDC10 gene encoding cell division control protein 10 homologue yields MSIEEPSTQHIAQPQKYVGFDTITTQIENRLLKRGFQFNIMVVGRSGLGKSTLVNTLFSSKLTTSQGRKSPSEPIEKTTEIKVASHSLLENNVRLNINVIDTPGFGDQINNEKCWEPLVKYVKEQHSQYLRKELTAQRDKFLADTRVHCILYFIPPNGQKLKQLDVQALKKLSEIANVVPIIAKSDSLTLDERSEFKKLLQSEFMKYNFNIYPYDSEDLYEEERQLNEDIKSLIPFAIAGSESEIEINGEMVRGRKTKWGAINIEDVSQCEFVFLRDFLTRTHLQDLIETTALTHYETFRSKQLIALKENASNPNRQSQVQKDQGQTSQQDPKNATGVPNAPMFQSTTGTAAAR; encoded by the coding sequence ATGTCTATCGAAGAGCCTAGCACACAGCACATTGCTCAACCTCAAAAATATGTTGGTTTCGATACCATCACTAcccaaattgaaaatagattgttgaaaagaggatttcaattcaacatTATGGTTGTTGGTAGATCAGGTTTAGGTAAAAGTACTTTAGTCAATACTTTGTTTTCATCCAAGTTAACTACATCTCAGGGTAGAAAACTGCCAAGTGAACctattgaaaaaacaacCGAAATCAAAGTTGCTTCCCattcattattagaaaataaTGTAAGATTGAATATTAATGTTATTGACACACCAGGGTTTGGCGACCAAATAAATAACGAAAAATGCTGGGAACCATTAGTCAAATATGTAAAAGAACAACATTCCCAATATTTGAGAAAGGAATTGACTGCTCAAAGAGACAAGTTTTTGGCAGACACCAGAGTTCATTGTATATTGTATTTTATTCCACCAAACGgacaaaaattgaaacaattggaCGTCCAAgcattaaagaaattgagCGAGATTGCCAACGTTGTTCCTATTATTGCTAAATCAGACTCCTTGACTTTGGATGAAAGAAGTGAgtttaaaaaattgttacAACTGGAGTTTATGAAGTATAACTTTAACATATACCCTTACGATAGTGAAGATTTGTacgaagaagaaagacAATTGAATGAAGACATAAAATCCTTGATTCCATTTGCCATTGCTGGATCAGAGTcggaaattgaaatcaacgGCGAAATGGTTAGAGGAAGAAAAACTAAATGGGGAGCTATCAATATTGAAGATGTTAGTCAATGTGAATTTGTCTTTTTAAGAGACTTTTTGACTAGAACTCATTTACAGGATTTGATTGAAACTACTGCTTTGACTCATTATGAAACTTTCAGATCCAAACAATTAATTGCTTTGAAGGAAAATGCGTCTAATCCAAATAGACAATCCCAAGTTCAAAAAGATCAAGGGCAAACCTCTCAACAAGACCCGAAAAACGCCACCGGTGTACCAAATGCTCCTATGTTCCAATCAACTACAGGTACAGCTGCTGCTAGATAA
- a CDS encoding RNA-processing protein, putative (Similar to S. cerevisiae RPR2), producing MAKGKGKGKDKGKSIPNRDNYARISHLYQISNQFYLAHPEYQALSRGYNRNLDLIAKKTVIKLSPHIKRTLCKKCNTMLIPGLTMSMYIENFSKEKSQQNDVFINKCLNCGKCKRFPVGKDRNYILFTDKQDESIET from the coding sequence ATGGCTAAAGGCAAAGGAAAAGGCAAAGATAAAGGAAAGTCGATCCCCAACCGAGATAATTATGCTAGAATATCACATTTATATCAGATTAGTAACCAATTTTATTTAGCACACCCTGAATACCAAGCTTTATCAAGGGGATATAACAGAAACTTGGATCTAATCGCCAAAAAAACCGTGATCAAGCTATCACCACACATAAAAAGAACATTATGCAAGAAATGCAATACTATGCTCATTCCAGGTTTGACTATGTCGATGTATATTGAGAATTTCTCGAAGGAGAAGTCACAGCAGAACGatgtttttattaataagtGTTTAAATTGTGGGAAATGCAAACGATTTCCCGTTGGAAAAGATAGAAACTACATCTTATTTACTGATAAACAGGATGAAAGTATCGAAACCTAA
- a CDS encoding proteasome component, putative (Similar to S. cerevisiae PRE6;~spliced gene) — translation MSGYDSALSIFSPDGHVFQVEYASEAVKRGTCAVGVKGKNTVVLGCEKRTALKLQDPRITPSKICKVDHHILLAFAGLNADARILVDKARVEAQSHKLTLEDPVSVEYLTKYVAGVQQKYTQSGGVRPFGIATLIAGFDVRDDVPKLFQTEPSGVFNAWKAHAIGRSSKTVKEFLEKHYEEDLSEEDTIKLTVKSLLEVVQTGAKNIEVSVLKPGAVIKKLDVDEIKKYVDAIEAEKAAEAEKKKQKSKD, via the exons ATGAGTGGCTACGATAGTgcattatcaattttctC ACCGGATGGACATGTTTTCC AGGTTGAATATGCTTCAGAGGCTGTCAAAAGAGGTACTTGTGCCGTTGGAGTTAAAGGGAAAAATACAGTGGTGTTAGGATGTGAAAAGAGAACTGCATTGAAGTTGCAGGACCCAAGAATTACTCCATCAAAAATATGTAAAGTTGATCACCATATTCTTTTAGCATTTGCTGGTTTGAATGCCGATGCCAGAATATTGGTCGACAAGGCACGAGTAGAAGCTCAATCCCACAAATTGACGTTAGAAGATCCTGTAAGTGTCGAGTACTTGACCAAATACGTTGCTGGTGTTCAACAGAAATATACACAACTGGGTGGTGTAAGACCGTTTGGTATTGCCACCTTGATTGCTGGATTTGACGTTCGTGATGACGTTCcaaaattgtttcaaacTGAACCTTCAGGTGTCTTTAATGCTTGGAAAGCTCATGCTATTGGTAGATCATCAAAAACAGTCAAAGAATTTTTAGAAAAACATTACGAAGAAGATTTGAGTGAGGAAGATACCATTAAATTAACTGTGAAATCACTTTTAGAAGTGGTTCAGACAGGTGCAAAGAACATTGAAGTATCCGTTTTGAAACCTGGTGCTgttataaaaaaattggatgttgacgaaatcaaaaaatatgTTGATGCAATTGAAGCTGAAAAAGCTGCTGAAGCagagaagaaaaagcaaaaatCAAAGGATTAG
- a CDS encoding structure-specific endonuclease, putative (Similar to S. cerevisiae RAD27) — MGVKGLNQLIKEHSPSAYKEFQLKNLFGRKVAIDASMCLYQFLIAVRQSDGQQLTNEDGETTSHLSGMFYRTIKMVENNIKPVYVFDGKPPVLKGGELEKRLLRREEAQKQKTALGDEGTVEEVLKFEKRLVRVTREQNEEAKKLLELMGIPCVDAPCEAEAQCAELARGGKVYAAASEDMDTLCYEPPFLLRHLTFSEARKMPIDQIEYKDAIAGLDMTKEQFIDLCILLGCDYCESIKGIGQATAFKLIKEHGSLDNIVEWIKNNKTKYTLPENWPYDEARQLFMNPEVTNANEISLKWKEPDVDGLIEFMVRQKGFSEDRIRSGAEKLKKGLKGGVQGRLDGFFKVVKNDDKKRKADPKETKSSKKKRR; from the coding sequence ATGGGTGTTAAAGGgctcaatcaattaattaagGAACACTCACCCAGTGCATATAAAGAATTCCAATTGAAGAATCTCTTCGGAAGAAAAGTAGCCATAGATGCCTCGATGTGTCTTTATCAATTCTTGATTGCCGTTAGACAATCAGATGGACAACAATTAACCAATGAAGATGGGGAGACCACCTCACATTTGTCTGGTATGTTTTACCGTACTATCAAAATggttgaaaataatattaaaccAGTGTATGTTTTCGATGGGAAACCACCAGTGTTAAAAGGGGGAGAGTTGGAAAAGAGATTATTGCGTAGAGAAGAGGcacaaaagcaaaaaacGGCCCTTGGAGATGAAGGAACAGTCGAAGAggtattgaaatttgaaaagagATTGGTAAGAGTAACAAGGGAGCAAAATGAAGAAGCTAAAAAATTACTAGAATTGATGGGAATTCCCTGTGTTGATGCTCCTTGTGAAGCGGAAGCGCAATGTGCCGAATTGGCTCGTGGAGGAAAAGTTTATGCTGCTGCCTCAGAAGATATGGATACATTGTGTTATGAACCACCTTTTTTGTTAAGACATTTGACTTTTTCCGAAGCTCGAAAGATGCCTATAGACCAAATTGAATACAAAGATGCCATTGCAGGATTGGACATGACAAAGGAGCAGTTTATCGATTTGTGTATATTACTTGGTTGTGATTATTGTGAATCAATAAAAGGTATTGGACAAGCAACTGCCTTTAAGTTGATCAAAGAACATGGTTCCTTAgataatattgttgaatggatcaaaaacaataaaacgAAATACACACTTCCCGAAAACTGGCCATATGACGAAGCAAGACAGTTGTTTATGAATCCAGAGGTGACAAATGCCAATGAGATAAGTTTGAAATGGAAAGAACCAGATGTAGATGGATTAATTGAGTTCATGGTCAGGCAGAAAGGGTTCAGTGAAGACAGAATTAGAAGTGGTGCCGAAAAGCTAAAGAAAGGTTTGAAAGGCGGTGTCCAAGGCAGACTAGATGGATTCTTCAAAGTTGTAAAGAATGACGACAAAAAGAGAAAGGCCGATCCTAAAGAAACAAAGAGTagtaaaaagaaaagaagataG